TTGAAGCCATGCGTCTAAAAGTAGAAGAGGCTATGTTAAACAACCGCAACCGTGCGATGGCAGAAGCAGAACGAATTTACAAAGGAGATTCCAGATGACAGCAGTATTCGAAGACAAGGTGGTGGTCTCTACAGCCAAAACCAAATACGAAACAAAAATTAGAGCTGGGAAACATAGTTGGGTGGCTGATGAGCCGGCCGATAAAGAAGGAACTGATCTAGGGCCTATGCCCACCGAGTTATTGGCTTCGTCTTTGGGTGCTTGTACGTCCATTACCGTGAGAATGTATGCCGATAAAAAAGGATATCCTTTGGATTCTGTAGAGATTCATGTAACGCTTGATAAACGAGCTGCGGATGATCATAAATTTGTGCGGGACGTAATACTTTCTGGAAATTTAACTCCCGAACAACG
Above is a window of Leptospira wolbachii serovar Codice str. CDC DNA encoding:
- a CDS encoding OsmC family protein — protein: MTAVFEDKVVVSTAKTKYETKIRAGKHSWVADEPADKEGTDLGPMPTELLASSLGACTSITVRMYADKKGYPLDSVEIHVTLDKRAADDHKFVRDVILSGNLTPEQRERLLSVANACPVHKILSGKIEIETKLG